A genome region from Setaria italica strain Yugu1 chromosome III, Setaria_italica_v2.0, whole genome shotgun sequence includes the following:
- the LOC101767426 gene encoding uncharacterized protein At5g48480, with product MAEVATNGSEVLAAPAAVPAPAVFSGLKVQVTVPAGRAEEAVAFYKAAFAAEEVSRSTHPKRKGDGEAAALLCAELKVGAATLLVCDQAGDDVPAVGKEGAAASGLVLRLETDDVNAAAAQAATAGAALQGEVTEDGCGLGATLVDPFGVTWAFASSTSAKKCG from the exons ATGGCGGAGGTGGCGACCAACGGCTCGGAGGTGCTCGCCGCCCCGGCGgccgtgccggcgccggcggtgttCTCCGGGCTGAAGGTGCAGGTGACGGTTCCGGCAGGGCGCGCCGAGGAGGCGGTGGCCTTCTACAAGGCCGCTTTCGCCGCGGAGGAGGTGTCCCGCTCCACCCACCCGAAGCGCAAGGGtgacggggaggcggcggccctgCTCTGCGCCGAGCTGAAGGTCGGCGCGGCGACCCTGCTCGTCTGTGACCAGGCCGGCGACGACGTCCCCGCCGT GGGCAAGGAAGGCGCCGCGGCTAGTGGGCTGGTTCTGCGCCTGGAGACCGACGACGTGAACGCTgccgcggcgcaggcggcgacCGCCGGTGCGGCGCTGCAGGGGGAGGTAACCGAGGACGGCTGCGGGCTGGGCGCCACCCTCGTCGACCCCTTCGGCGTCACCTGGGCcttcgcctcctccacctccgccaaGAAGTGTGGCTAG